In bacterium, one DNA window encodes the following:
- a CDS encoding AURKAIP1/COX24 domain-containing protein, which translates to MGSVVKKRRKKIRKHKYKKLLKRTKHIRKK; encoded by the coding sequence ATGGGTAGTGTTGTAAAAAAACGAAGGAAAAAAATACGAAAACATAAGTATAAAAAATTACTCAAGAGAACAAAACATATACGAAAAAAGTAA